A portion of the Anthonomus grandis grandis chromosome 7, icAntGran1.3, whole genome shotgun sequence genome contains these proteins:
- the LOC126738586 gene encoding cytochrome P450 4C1-like: MLAIHQDIQEKVLDEVLQVKADEESVQLYHLPNLNYLERIIKETLRLFPVVPFLLRRAEGDIDLGEFTIQKDCSIAINIFHLHRNEKYWPNALKFDPDRFLPERAAKIEPGSFIPFSHGPRNCIGMKFAMMEMKTILATVIRRYRLFSSYKNLEQIELDSSIFLKPRHGYKLTLELRN, translated from the exons ATGCTTGCTATACATCAGGACATTCAA gagaAAGTATTAGATGAGGTCCTGCAAGTAAAGGCTGATGAAGAAAGCGTTCAACTATACCACTTGCCTAACCTAAATTACCTTGAAAGGATTATCAAAGAAACGTTAAGACTATTTCCAGTTGTGCCTTTCTTACTGCGAAGAGCCGAAGGAGACATTGACCTTG GTGAATTTACCATTCAAAAGGATTGTTCCATTGctataaacatttttcatttgcatagaaatgaaaaatattggccgAATGCACTTAAATTTGATCCTGATCGATTCTTGCCGGAAAGAGCGGCTAAAATTGAACCAGGTTCATTCATACCATTTTCCCATGGACCTAGAAACTGTATTG GAATGAAATTTGCCATGATGGAAATGAAGACTATTTTGGCAACAGTAATAAGACGATACAGACTATTTAGTTCATATAAAAATTTGGAGCAAATAGAGCTGGACAGCAGTATATTTTTAAAGCCCAGACATGGGTATAAGTTGACTTTAGAGTTAAGAAACtaa
- the LOC126738585 gene encoding probable U3 small nucleolar RNA-associated protein 11: MSVWKKASKAHQKTHRERHQPEHREHLGLLEKRKDYQRRARDYNEKKETLKILKKRALNKNPDEFYHHMINSKIEDGLHFEKEKEEEDTPEQIQLMKTQDLKYIVTKRTQEQRKIEKLQAQLHLISLDHQSQNQHIVFDKKKKGEGFENSRLLRLSERELSDIDPDILEKSARTREALYKELAKRIKREKELAVTQQKLEISRAVQGRRTVLPPKKIKKGSKDCAPVYVWKYERKK, from the exons ATGTCTGTGTGGAAAAAAGCCTCAAAAGCTCACCAAAAAACACATAGAGAAAGACATCAGCCAGAGCACAGAGAACATTTGGGGTTACTGGAGAAGCGCAAGGACTATCAGAGACGAGCTAGAGATTACAATGAAAAGAAAGAAacccttaaaatattaaaaaaacgagCCCTAAATAAGAATCCTGACGAGTTTTACCACCACATGATAAATTCCAAGATTGAGGATG GCttacattttgaaaaagaaaaagaagaagaagatactCCGGAGCAAATCCAACTAATGAAAACccaagatttaaaatatatcgTAACAAAACGAACACAGGagcaaagaaaaatagaaaaactacaGGCGCAACTGCATTTGATTAGTTTAGACCACCAGAGCCAAAATCAGCATATCGTGTtcgataagaaaaaaaaaggagaagGTTTTGAAAACAGCAGGCTTTTGAGACTTTCTGAAAGAGAGCTCTCTGATATTGATCCCGACATTTTAGAG AAATCAGCTAGAACCAGAGAGGCCCTTTATAAAGAACTAgcgaaaagaataaaaagagaGAAAGAGTTGGCCGTGACTCAACAAAAATTGGAAATTAGTAGAGCAGTACAAGGGCGCAGAACTGTTTTGCCtccgaaaaaaatcaagaaaggaTCTAAGGATTGCGCGCCTGTGTATGTGTGGAAGTATGAGAGAAAAAAGTag